From one Ctenopharyngodon idella isolate HZGC_01 chromosome 15, HZGC01, whole genome shotgun sequence genomic stretch:
- the LOC127495749 gene encoding gastrula zinc finger protein XlCGF8.2DB-like isoform X2 — MYSIVKTEFVEEENEDISDPKQSRMKHEDTEEQTDIKEESEELNEVEEKHPYQEPFMTCSETEKNVSLKKTQRTEAKNSFTCPQCGKSFTRRDSLKEHLRIHTGEKPFSCHHCEKTFTRKESLKYHLRIHTGEKPYMCHQCGKSFTFKNNLKVHVRVHSREKLFICPQCGKGLTCKKGLKDHIRVHTGEKPFKCHHCGKTFKWAHSLNNHLHSHSGLKPFNCVHCGEGFTSSSILKNHLKVHTNERPYVCSLCGKSFIWPGNFKEHQKRHTGEKDHVCFECGKTFTTAKRLKEHQRIHTGEKPYKCSHCDKSFTQSGSLKVHERVHTGEKPYHCPSCGRSFSQLTNLVTHIKKHCKKSSQ, encoded by the exons ATGTATAGTATAGTGAAGACAGAGTTTGTCGAAGAGGAGAATGAGGACATCAGTGATCCAAAACAATCCAGAatgaaacatgaagatactgaggaacaaacag ACATAAAAGAAGAAAGTGAAGAGCTGAATGAAGTGGAGGAGAAACATCCATATCAGGAACCTTTCATGACGTGTTCAGAGACCGAGAAGAACGTCTCGCTGAAAAAAACTCAAAGAACCGAAGCCAAAAACTCCTTCACGTGCCCTCAGTGCGGAAAGAGCTTCACACGAAGAGACAGCCTTAAGGAACATCTAAGAATTCACACGGGAGAGAAACCTTTCAGCTGCCACCACTGCGAAAAAACTTTCACGCGTAAAGAGAGCCTGAAGTATCACTTGCgaattcacaccggagagaaaccATACATGTGCCATCAGTGCGGAAAGAGTTTCACGTTTAAAAACAACCTCAAAGTTCACGTGAGAGTCCACTCCAGGGAGAAGCTGTTCATCTGCCCTCAATGCGGAAAGGGCTTAACATGTAAAAAAGGCCTTAAGGATCACATTAGGGtgcacactggagagaaacctttcaaATGCCATCACTGCGGAAAGACGTTCAAGTGGGCGCACAGCCTCAATAATCATCTGCACTCTCACTCTGGGTTGAAGCCTTTTAACTGCGTTCATTGTGGTGAAGGTTTTACTTCATCATCCATTCTGAAAAACCACCTGAAGGTTCACACAAATGAGAGGCCGTATGTGTGCTCCTTGTGCGGAAAGAGTTTTATATGGCCAGGCAATTTTAAAGAGCACCAGAAAAGACACACTGGTGAGAAAGATCATGTGTGCTTTGAGTGCGGCAAGACTTTTACCACAGCGAAACGATTGAAGGAGCACCAGAGAATTCATACGGGAGAAAAGCCATACAAGTGCTCGCATTGTGACAAGAGCTTCACTCAGTCTGGATCGCTGAAAGTTCATGagcgagttcatactggagagaagccgtaccacTGCCCATCGTGTGGGAGGAGTTTCTCTCAATTAACAAATCTTGTCACTCATATTAAAAAGCATTGCAAGAAATCATCCCAGTGA
- the LOC127495749 gene encoding gastrula zinc finger protein XlCGF8.2DB-like isoform X1 codes for MKILRNKQKKRNWHRVCFVSSLICVLLKKQSHLHLGCPGDIKEESEELNEVEEKHPYQEPFMTCSETEKNVSLKKTQRTEAKNSFTCPQCGKSFTRRDSLKEHLRIHTGEKPFSCHHCEKTFTRKESLKYHLRIHTGEKPYMCHQCGKSFTFKNNLKVHVRVHSREKLFICPQCGKGLTCKKGLKDHIRVHTGEKPFKCHHCGKTFKWAHSLNNHLHSHSGLKPFNCVHCGEGFTSSSILKNHLKVHTNERPYVCSLCGKSFIWPGNFKEHQKRHTGEKDHVCFECGKTFTTAKRLKEHQRIHTGEKPYKCSHCDKSFTQSGSLKVHERVHTGEKPYHCPSCGRSFSQLTNLVTHIKKHCKKSSQ; via the exons atgaagatactgaggaacaaacag AAAAAACGCAACTGGCACCGCGTTTGTTTCGTAAGTTCcctcatttgtgttctactgaagaaacaaagtcacctacatcttggatgccctgggg ACATAAAAGAAGAAAGTGAAGAGCTGAATGAAGTGGAGGAGAAACATCCATATCAGGAACCTTTCATGACGTGTTCAGAGACCGAGAAGAACGTCTCGCTGAAAAAAACTCAAAGAACCGAAGCCAAAAACTCCTTCACGTGCCCTCAGTGCGGAAAGAGCTTCACACGAAGAGACAGCCTTAAGGAACATCTAAGAATTCACACGGGAGAGAAACCTTTCAGCTGCCACCACTGCGAAAAAACTTTCACGCGTAAAGAGAGCCTGAAGTATCACTTGCgaattcacaccggagagaaaccATACATGTGCCATCAGTGCGGAAAGAGTTTCACGTTTAAAAACAACCTCAAAGTTCACGTGAGAGTCCACTCCAGGGAGAAGCTGTTCATCTGCCCTCAATGCGGAAAGGGCTTAACATGTAAAAAAGGCCTTAAGGATCACATTAGGGtgcacactggagagaaacctttcaaATGCCATCACTGCGGAAAGACGTTCAAGTGGGCGCACAGCCTCAATAATCATCTGCACTCTCACTCTGGGTTGAAGCCTTTTAACTGCGTTCATTGTGGTGAAGGTTTTACTTCATCATCCATTCTGAAAAACCACCTGAAGGTTCACACAAATGAGAGGCCGTATGTGTGCTCCTTGTGCGGAAAGAGTTTTATATGGCCAGGCAATTTTAAAGAGCACCAGAAAAGACACACTGGTGAGAAAGATCATGTGTGCTTTGAGTGCGGCAAGACTTTTACCACAGCGAAACGATTGAAGGAGCACCAGAGAATTCATACGGGAGAAAAGCCATACAAGTGCTCGCATTGTGACAAGAGCTTCACTCAGTCTGGATCGCTGAAAGTTCATGagcgagttcatactggagagaagccgtaccacTGCCCATCGTGTGGGAGGAGTTTCTCTCAATTAACAAATCTTGTCACTCATATTAAAAAGCATTGCAAGAAATCATCCCAGTGA
- the LOC127495736 gene encoding gastrula zinc finger protein XlCGF52.1-like isoform X1 produces the protein MEFIKEEIEDMSDPEPSRIKHEDTEEQTDWMEMKPKKHELNETDEEQQSIKTQRTKSKKAYTCSQCGKSFSLKANLKTHLRIHTGEKPYTCTQCGKSFSEASGLRHHLLRHSGEKPFNCDQCGKDFNSSSNLKQHLKVHSGEKPYVCSLCGKSFSWLYSFKQHQKTHNEVRDHVCCDCGKSFTAPAQLKRHQRIHTGEKPYKCSYCDKSFTLTGNLKSHERVHTGEKPYHCTQCEKSFSRTSDLRHHLRIHSGEKPFNCNQCGKKFISSSHLNKHLKVHSDEKPYVCSFCGKCFLLLNSYKQHQKTHNKVRDHVCCDCGKSLTTTAQLKRHQRIHTGEKPYKCSSCDKSFAQFGNLKSHERLHTGEKPYHCTQCEKSFRRLSSLHTHMNIHRSGITL, from the exons atggagtttattaaagaggagattgaagacatgagtgatccagaaccatccagaataaaacatgaagatactgaggaacaaacag actGGATGGAGATGAAACCGAAAAAACATGAACTGAATGAAACGGACGAGGAACAGCAGAGCATCAAAACTCAAAGAACAAAATCCAAAAAGGCATacacctgctctcagtgtggaaagagtttcagtctaAAAGCAAACCTAAAGACACACttaagaattcacactggagagaaaccgtatacatgcactcagtgtgggaagagtttttcTGAAGCATCTGGTCTCAGACATCATCTGCTCcgtcactctggagaaaaaccatttaactgtgatcagtgtggtaaagatTTTAATTCGTCATCAAATCTAAAACAAcacctgaaagttcattcagGTGAGaagccttatgtgtgttctctctgtggaaagagtttttcatggCTGTACAGTTTTAAACAACACCAGAAAACTCATAATGAAGtgagagatcatgtgtgttgtgactgtgggaagagctttactgCCCCCGCCCAACTGAAACGgcaccaaagaattcatactggagaaaaaccttacaagtgttcatattgtgacaagagtttcactCTGACTGGAAacctgaaatcacatgagcgagttcatactggagagaagccgtaccactgtactcagtgtgagaagagtttTTCTCGTACATCAGATCTCAGACATCATCTGCgcattcactctggagaaaagcCATTTAACTGTAATCAGTGTGGTAAAAAGTTCATTTCGTCATCACATCTAAACAAAcacctgaaagttcattcagatgagaagccttatgtgtgttctttCTGCGGAAAGTGTTTTTTATTGCTGAACAGTTATAAACAgcaccagaaaacacataataaagtaagagatcatgtgtgttgtgactgtgggaagagcttaACTACAACTGCCCAACTGAAACGgcaccaaagaattcatactggagaaaaaccttacaagtgctcatcTTGTGACAAGAGTTTTGCTCAGTTTGGAAACCTTAAATCACATGAGCgacttcatactggagagaagccgtaccactgtactcagtgtgagaagagtttTAGACGTTTATCAAGCCTTCACACTCATAtgaatatacaccgatcaggcataacattatga